Proteins from a genomic interval of Marmoricola sp. OAE513:
- a CDS encoding O-antigen ligase family protein: MIQALQRAVPNVVGLVVLFALLVLGVYTNSLLLSVAAVGLAVGLTVLVAVGPEKMGIGLLVLGMFTAPMNALGLSGGIGASDLLMVAGFGLLIPRLLSSGRVALPPLYVIGAGILFIGGIVSSLLAEGIVDSLVGFLKIIAATMILVFLLNLLRPGDKLLETFAWAYVLGQGVSVAYGLVRYGATHVQGRGVGLTSQPNFYGLGGQMAYALLIFLFYRVDPKHRWIVVGAMGVVGYSVIDSGSRASLLCCALITVLWPIVERSAIAWYVILSGALVAVLSADKVLSAIGQETVLDRLRGNSSAQYSDQARSLLLDQGFTLFWKHPVQGNGWGGDTILAFHNAYLQVAVGGGVITLLGFVLVVTALVRPLFTAGAPNRLAYAGLSYAAFGMIGPTLYDRIVWAALALILVSSANVRPEVRPEGAEPDLDLDAGNDTQSKRQPPR, from the coding sequence ATGATCCAAGCCCTGCAAAGGGCGGTCCCCAACGTCGTCGGCCTGGTTGTCCTGTTCGCCCTGCTCGTGCTCGGCGTGTACACGAACAGCTTGTTGCTGTCGGTCGCCGCAGTGGGCCTGGCCGTAGGCCTCACCGTCCTGGTCGCGGTGGGACCCGAGAAGATGGGGATCGGACTCCTCGTCCTCGGGATGTTCACGGCACCGATGAACGCCCTCGGACTGTCCGGCGGGATCGGCGCCTCGGACCTGCTGATGGTCGCCGGATTCGGCCTCCTGATCCCGCGGCTCCTCAGCTCCGGACGGGTGGCACTGCCGCCGCTCTACGTCATCGGAGCAGGGATCTTGTTCATCGGCGGCATCGTCTCGAGCCTGCTGGCCGAGGGGATCGTCGACAGCCTGGTCGGCTTCCTGAAGATCATCGCGGCGACCATGATCCTCGTCTTCCTGCTCAACCTCCTGCGCCCCGGCGACAAGCTGCTCGAGACCTTCGCCTGGGCCTACGTCCTGGGTCAAGGCGTCAGCGTCGCCTACGGCCTGGTCCGGTACGGCGCCACGCACGTGCAGGGTCGCGGGGTCGGCCTGACCTCGCAGCCGAACTTCTACGGGCTCGGTGGTCAGATGGCGTACGCGCTCCTGATCTTCCTGTTCTACCGGGTCGACCCGAAGCACCGCTGGATCGTGGTCGGTGCGATGGGTGTGGTCGGGTACTCGGTCATCGACAGCGGAAGTCGCGCGAGCCTCCTGTGCTGCGCGCTGATCACCGTCCTGTGGCCGATCGTCGAGCGGTCGGCGATCGCTTGGTACGTCATCCTGTCGGGAGCGTTGGTCGCAGTCCTCAGCGCCGACAAGGTGCTCAGCGCGATCGGCCAGGAGACGGTGCTCGACCGTCTCCGCGGCAACAGCAGCGCGCAGTACTCGGACCAGGCTCGAAGTCTCCTGCTCGACCAGGGTTTCACGCTGTTCTGGAAGCATCCGGTCCAGGGCAACGGCTGGGGCGGCGACACCATCCTGGCGTTCCACAACGCGTACCTGCAGGTCGCGGTCGGCGGCGGCGTGATCACCCTCCTGGGTTTCGTCCTGGTGGTGACTGCCCTGGTGCGACCGCTCTTCACCGCGGGCGCCCCCAACCGACTGGCCTACGCCGGCCTGTCGTACGCGGCGTTCGGCATGATCGGGCCCACGCTCTACGACCGGATCGTCTGGGCAGCACTGGCACTCATCCTGGTCTCGTCAGCCAACGTGCGTCCAGAAGTGCGCCCCGAGGGTGCGGAACCTGATCTCGACCTCGACGCCGGGAACGATACGCAGAGCAAGAGACAGCCACCTCGCTGA
- a CDS encoding polysaccharide biosynthesis tyrosine autokinase, with amino-acid sequence MDFKELLRTVQRRWLTIVVFFLLGLLGGGAFTYVQTPQYESVSRIFIAADANDGSPSTAVAAGYFAAQQVQSYAQVATNTTLMTDVADKLKQVDPSLNYTPDQLKDKIEASVIEQTVIIELKVKDRKPDQAQQIARIEAELLTAYIAKELSPSGSPVKATIADPASYSSKQVSPKPALNLVVAALLGLVIGAAMALLRDVLDNTVSSAADVENTIDAPVLSSVAYDADVPRHPLLTEVGSHSTRVEAFRLLRTNLQFLDLDSRPRALVITSAVPSEGKTSTATNLAIALAQTGLRVLLVDGDLRRPKVASVLGLERSVGLTTVLVGRSELQDSIQKHTDSGIYFLASGPIPPNPTEVLQSRAAQELFDRVSQMFDMVIIDGPPLLPVSDAAIMARDVDGAILVVRHGKTTKEQLKQATTRLAQVDANLLGVMVNMTPKRGGKGYGYGYGYGYGYGPDKSRQS; translated from the coding sequence GTGGATTTCAAGGAACTGCTGCGCACAGTGCAGCGCCGTTGGCTGACCATCGTCGTCTTCTTCCTGCTGGGACTGCTCGGCGGCGGTGCGTTCACCTACGTCCAGACCCCGCAGTACGAGTCGGTCTCGCGCATCTTCATCGCTGCCGACGCCAACGACGGGTCCCCGAGCACCGCGGTGGCGGCCGGGTACTTCGCGGCGCAGCAGGTCCAGTCGTACGCCCAGGTCGCGACGAACACCACGCTGATGACAGATGTGGCGGACAAGCTCAAGCAGGTCGACCCGAGCCTCAACTACACGCCGGACCAGCTGAAGGACAAGATCGAGGCCTCCGTCATCGAGCAGACGGTGATCATCGAGCTGAAGGTCAAGGACCGCAAGCCTGACCAGGCGCAGCAGATCGCCCGCATCGAGGCCGAGCTGCTGACTGCCTACATCGCCAAGGAGCTGAGCCCGAGCGGTTCGCCCGTCAAGGCGACGATCGCCGACCCCGCGTCGTACAGCTCCAAGCAGGTCAGCCCCAAGCCGGCGTTGAACCTGGTGGTCGCCGCACTCCTGGGCCTGGTCATCGGCGCTGCGATGGCACTGCTGCGGGACGTGCTCGACAACACCGTCAGCTCCGCCGCGGACGTCGAGAACACGATCGACGCTCCCGTCCTGTCCAGCGTCGCCTACGACGCGGACGTTCCCCGACACCCGTTGCTCACCGAGGTGGGGAGCCACTCGACGCGCGTCGAAGCGTTCCGGCTCCTCCGCACCAACCTGCAGTTCCTCGACCTCGACTCTCGTCCGCGCGCCCTGGTCATCACCAGTGCCGTCCCGAGCGAAGGAAAGACGTCGACGGCGACGAACCTCGCCATCGCACTCGCCCAGACGGGCCTGCGAGTCCTGCTCGTCGACGGCGACCTGCGTCGCCCCAAGGTCGCCAGCGTGCTCGGCCTGGAGCGCTCGGTCGGTCTGACGACGGTCCTGGTCGGCCGCAGCGAGCTGCAGGACAGCATCCAGAAGCACACCGACTCGGGGATCTACTTCCTGGCCAGCGGTCCGATCCCGCCCAACCCCACCGAGGTCCTGCAGTCCCGCGCTGCCCAGGAGCTGTTCGACCGCGTCTCCCAGATGTTCGACATGGTGATCATCGACGGCCCGCCGCTGCTGCCCGTCTCCGACGCCGCGATCATGGCCCGCGACGTCGACGGCGCGATCCTGGTCGTCCGCCACGGCAAGACCACCAAGGAGCAGCTGAAGCAAGCCACGACACGTCTGGCCCAGGTCGATGCCAACCTGCTCGGTGTCATGGTCAACATGACGCCGAAGCGCGGCGGCAAGGGCTACGGCTACGGTTACGGCTACGGCTACGGCTACGGGCCGGACAAGTCACGTCAGTCGTGA
- the dtd gene encoding D-aminoacyl-tRNA deacylase produces the protein MRAVLQRVARASVTVAGDVVGRIDEPGLVVLVGITHDDGPDQVAWLVRKVRELRVLRQERSVAEADAPVLVISQFTLYGDARKGRRPTWAAAAPGPVAEPLYELVCRGLEEQGTRVQRGVFGAEMAVDLVNDGPFTVVLDSD, from the coding sequence ATGAGAGCAGTGCTGCAGCGGGTCGCTCGTGCCTCGGTCACCGTCGCCGGTGACGTCGTCGGTCGGATCGACGAGCCCGGACTCGTCGTCCTGGTCGGGATCACCCACGACGACGGCCCCGACCAGGTCGCCTGGCTGGTCCGCAAGGTCCGCGAGCTGCGGGTCCTGCGCCAGGAGCGGTCGGTGGCCGAGGCGGACGCCCCGGTTCTCGTGATCAGCCAGTTCACCCTGTACGGCGACGCGCGCAAGGGACGCCGCCCGACGTGGGCCGCGGCTGCTCCCGGGCCGGTGGCCGAGCCGCTCTACGAGCTCGTGTGCCGCGGTCTCGAGGAGCAGGGCACCCGGGTGCAACGCGGCGTGTTCGGCGCCGAGATGGCCGTCGACCTGGTCAACGACGGTCCGTTCACCGTGGTGCTCGACTCCGACTGA
- a CDS encoding DUF1707 domain-containing protein, whose amino-acid sequence MDDMHRAPGSGDRDPVSARIRKAVADGRISSADGDIRLGNVASASSMNELHLIVRDLDQLEATLPAGVPPVPQSTWTPTSQADVARRSATGAGSKTVPFLILGLVVALVAAGGIALFVFAGSDSDSGSGSVTSAELPEPASPGADPSEEPGEEPGEEPGAEGTPAEEPEGESFRLTAAGVKSFLTVYQRTFGTTKVNDLTMYGDYAIARVPVPGKKRNSGHIYRDGKWSEFGGVTANFPGTESVDLRRLDVAAVMRNLARAKRTLNVEDPKTFYVTINFRPQFDDEPNVNIYVSNEFNESGYLATTLGGKVERAYPFS is encoded by the coding sequence ATGGACGACATGCACCGCGCTCCGGGGAGCGGCGACAGGGATCCCGTCAGCGCTCGGATCAGGAAGGCCGTCGCCGACGGGAGGATCAGCTCCGCCGACGGCGACATCCGCCTCGGCAACGTGGCCTCGGCCTCGAGCATGAACGAGCTCCACCTGATCGTCCGCGACCTCGACCAGCTCGAGGCGACCCTGCCGGCGGGTGTTCCGCCGGTGCCGCAGAGCACCTGGACGCCGACGTCCCAGGCCGACGTCGCGCGGAGGTCCGCGACCGGTGCGGGAAGCAAGACGGTGCCGTTCCTGATCCTGGGGCTGGTCGTGGCGCTGGTCGCCGCCGGCGGCATCGCCCTGTTCGTCTTCGCCGGCTCGGACTCCGACTCGGGATCGGGCTCCGTGACGTCGGCCGAGCTGCCCGAGCCGGCGTCGCCGGGTGCGGACCCGAGCGAGGAGCCGGGGGAGGAGCCAGGGGAGGAGCCCGGTGCCGAGGGCACGCCGGCCGAGGAGCCGGAGGGCGAGAGCTTCCGGCTGACGGCCGCCGGCGTGAAGTCCTTCCTGACCGTCTACCAGCGCACGTTCGGGACCACGAAGGTCAACGACCTGACGATGTACGGCGACTACGCGATCGCCCGCGTGCCGGTCCCGGGCAAGAAGCGGAATTCGGGCCACATCTACCGCGACGGGAAGTGGAGCGAGTTCGGCGGTGTGACCGCGAACTTCCCGGGCACCGAGTCGGTGGACCTCCGCAGGCTCGACGTCGCGGCGGTGATGCGCAACCTGGCCCGGGCCAAGCGGACGCTCAACGTCGAGGACCCGAAGACGTTCTACGTGACGATCAACTTCCGGCCGCAGTTCGACGACGAGCCGAACGTGAACATCTACGTGTCCAACGAGTTCAACGAGTCCGGGTACCTCGCCACCACCCTGGGCGGCAAGGTCGAACGCGCCTACCCGTTCAGCTGA
- a CDS encoding DsrE family protein: MRSLVIKCTAGTDDAERCSQAFTVATAAIVSGAQVSLWLTGEAAWLGVPGRAEDFDLPLAGSLADARDLVLESGDLVVCAQCAARRGITEADLAPGARISGAAAFTEAILADGVQAIVY, from the coding sequence ATGCGAAGTCTGGTGATCAAGTGCACCGCCGGGACCGACGACGCCGAGCGCTGCAGCCAGGCGTTCACCGTCGCGACCGCAGCCATCGTCTCGGGAGCGCAGGTCAGCCTCTGGCTCACCGGGGAGGCCGCGTGGCTGGGCGTCCCGGGGCGGGCGGAGGACTTCGACCTGCCCCTGGCCGGATCGCTGGCCGACGCCCGCGACCTGGTCCTCGAGTCCGGCGACCTGGTCGTCTGCGCGCAGTGCGCCGCCCGCCGCGGCATCACCGAGGCCGACCTCGCGCCCGGCGCCCGGATCTCCGGTGCTGCCGCCTTCACCGAGGCGATCCTGGCGGACGGCGTGCAGGCCATCGTCTACTGA
- a CDS encoding FABP family protein — protein sequence MPFEIPENIHPNCARLAWIIGTWAGNGHGEYEGIDSFQFGQELIFQQDGRPFIHFMSRAWIIDAEGNHVREAAQETGFFRPQEDGSLEVVMTHNTGFVEIWHGELHPEQPRFEIVTDAVARTGSAKEYAGGKRLYGYVNGDLLYAFDMAAMGKELQPHTHAQLVRQ from the coding sequence GTGCCGTTCGAGATCCCCGAGAACATCCATCCGAACTGCGCCCGGCTCGCCTGGATCATCGGCACCTGGGCCGGCAACGGTCACGGCGAGTACGAGGGCATCGACAGCTTCCAGTTCGGTCAGGAGCTGATCTTCCAGCAGGACGGGCGTCCCTTCATCCACTTCATGAGCCGCGCCTGGATCATCGACGCCGAGGGCAACCACGTGCGCGAGGCGGCCCAGGAGACGGGCTTCTTCCGGCCCCAGGAGGACGGCAGCCTCGAGGTCGTGATGACCCACAACACCGGTTTCGTGGAGATCTGGCACGGTGAGCTGCACCCCGAGCAGCCGCGCTTCGAGATCGTCACCGACGCCGTGGCGCGCACCGGGTCCGCCAAGGAGTACGCCGGTGGCAAGCGCCTCTACGGCTACGTCAACGGAGACCTGCTGTACGCCTTCGACATGGCAGCGATGGGCAAGGAGCTGCAGCCGCACACGCACGCGCAGCTGGTGCGTCAGTGA
- a CDS encoding Fur family transcriptional regulator: MTDWQTRLRESGHRLTPQRELVLAAVETLGHATPDEIYAEVRTRSDAINLSTVYRTLELLDDLGLIRHAHLTDRAPTYHSATGHEHSHLVCRGCSRVISVGRSRMEHALADLAAEYGFDPDYGHLSVFGRCADCVGSTE, from the coding sequence GTGACGGACTGGCAGACCCGGCTGCGGGAGAGCGGTCACCGGTTGACCCCGCAGCGCGAGCTCGTGCTGGCGGCGGTCGAGACACTCGGGCACGCGACCCCGGACGAGATCTACGCCGAGGTGCGTACCCGGTCCGACGCGATCAACCTGTCCACCGTCTACCGGACCCTGGAGCTTCTCGACGACCTCGGGCTGATCCGGCACGCCCACCTCACCGACCGGGCGCCGACGTACCACTCGGCCACGGGTCACGAGCACTCCCACCTCGTCTGCCGAGGCTGCTCGCGCGTGATCAGCGTGGGTCGCTCGAGGATGGAGCACGCCCTGGCGGACCTGGCCGCGGAGTACGGCTTCGACCCCGACTACGGGCACCTCTCGGTCTTCGGCCGGTGCGCCGACTGCGTCGGGTCCACGGAATGA
- a CDS encoding folate-binding protein YgfZ, with amino-acid sequence MTSPLLALPGAVAGNGVDASVAAHYGSFHGEQRALEQGEGFVDLSHREVVRISGPDRLDWLHSLTTQHLTGLLPGQQTVTLVLSPQGHLEHTLYGVDDGEAFTAHVEPGAAAALVEWLDRMRFMLRVEVADVTAEVAVAWRPGPEDFGRYDLVPRAELTAYAEAAGPAAGLWAFEALRIARGEPRAGLDTDARTIPNEIGWIPRGVHLDKGCYRGQETVARVHTLGRPPRRLTLLHLDGSDNRLPAQGTPLVHGGREIGFVGTSARHHELGPIALALLKRAVPVDVTLEVDGIAAAQEVVVDPEVGLHVRRRLG; translated from the coding sequence ATGACCAGCCCTCTGCTCGCCCTCCCCGGAGCCGTCGCCGGAAACGGCGTGGACGCCTCCGTGGCCGCGCACTACGGCTCCTTCCACGGCGAGCAACGGGCCCTGGAGCAGGGCGAGGGGTTCGTCGACCTGTCGCACCGCGAGGTCGTCCGGATCTCCGGTCCCGACCGGTTGGACTGGCTGCACTCGCTGACCACGCAGCACCTCACCGGTCTGCTGCCGGGCCAGCAGACGGTCACGCTGGTCCTCTCGCCCCAGGGCCACCTCGAGCACACCCTGTACGGCGTCGACGACGGCGAGGCGTTCACCGCGCACGTCGAGCCCGGCGCTGCTGCCGCGCTGGTGGAGTGGCTCGACCGGATGCGTTTCATGCTGCGGGTCGAGGTCGCGGACGTGACGGCTGAGGTCGCGGTCGCCTGGCGGCCGGGACCCGAGGACTTCGGACGGTACGACCTGGTGCCGCGAGCCGAGCTCACGGCGTACGCCGAGGCTGCCGGCCCGGCAGCGGGGCTGTGGGCGTTCGAGGCGCTGCGCATCGCTCGCGGCGAACCGCGCGCCGGCCTGGACACCGACGCCCGCACCATCCCGAACGAGATCGGCTGGATCCCGCGCGGCGTGCACCTCGACAAGGGTTGCTACCGGGGTCAGGAGACGGTCGCGCGCGTGCACACGCTCGGTCGGCCGCCGCGTCGGCTCACGCTGCTGCACCTCGACGGCTCCGACAACAGGCTGCCGGCCCAGGGCACCCCGCTGGTCCACGGCGGCCGCGAGATCGGCTTCGTCGGGACCTCGGCGCGGCACCACGAGCTGGGGCCGATCGCCCTGGCCCTGCTCAAGCGAGCGGTGCCGGTTGACGTGACGCTCGAGGTGGACGGCATCGCCGCAGCCCAGGAGGTCGTGGTCGACCCCGAGGTGGGTCTGCACGTCCGTCGGCGTCTCGGCTGA